The DNA sequence TGATAAAAAATGCCATAGAAAATATCCATAACCTTGCCGCTCAAGTGAAAGGTGAAAATCTGAAAAATCAACTCGTTGACCTTGAAACTGACTGGTATAACAAAGGAAGACAAATTTCAAGCCAGCTTACCGTGTCAAAATACCAATTGGCTGATAAATTGAGTGAAAGGAAATCTTTTCTTGAATCGAGCAAAAATGTCGTGCAGGTATTTTTCAAAAGTCGTGGGAGAAATTTTATCTTAGCCGTATTTGCATTCCTTTTTGTATTCTTTCTGCTTCGTTACATTCATCGTCACATCTATAGAGGCAGTTTTATTCACAGGACGGTGGCGAGTTCGTTTTACATTCGTCTTGCAGAAGTGCTCTATTATGTACTCACTTTTGTTGGTGCCACGGGGGCGTTGTTGCTCGTATTGTATGTTTGCGGCGATTGGGTTCTTTTGGGTATTGCGTTCATTTTTATTTTAGGACTTATTTGGGCAGCAAAACAAACTCTTCCTCGTTTCTATGAACAAGGAGCCCTTTTATTAAACCTGGGAACTGTAAAGGAAAATGAGCGTGTGATTTACAATGGCCTTCCATGGAAGGTGGTTTCGTTACACCTCTCTACCCACCTGGTCAATCCGGAATTGAAGGGAGGAATGCTCAGGGTTCCCATACGAGATCTTAAAGATATCAGATCTCGCCCATACCATTCGGATGAACCCTGGTTTCCTTGTAAAGAAAACGATTGCGTTCTTCTGGCAGATGGGACAATGGGCAGGGTGATTACGCAGACTCCCGAGGTTGTACAACTTATTCTCGGAGGTGGCAGTTATAAGACTTATCGTACAGAGGAATTTTTGAATCAAAATCCAATCAATATTTCTAAAAATTTTCGCGTCAATGTTACCTTTGGCATTGATTATCAATATCAGTTAATAAGTACTACAGAAATTCCTGAGAAACTGAGAGAAATGATAAAGACAGGGCTTATAAACGAAGGGTATGGAAATGATATGATCAAGTTTACTGTGGAATTTAGCGAAATAGGCGATTCATCTCTCAACTATGTAATTCTTGCAGATTTTTCGGGACGAGTTGCAAAAGATTATAATAAACTTTCCCGAATTATTCAAAAAATTGCATTGGACACCTGTAATAAATATGGGTGGGAAATTCCTTACACGACATTTACCATACACAATTCCCCATCCCAATCTCAGCAAAGAATTTCAGTACCAGTTGAACTCGCCGCAGACACCACAAAGGTCGCAGGCAGGGCAAACGTATCAAAATGAGAATAGAAAAATAGGAGTAACAAACAGGGCAATTGCATCAAAATGGGAATTGTTCAGCCCGTCTTGGGTGGCACTGACAAACTCTATTTGTAAGTGTTTTCCCTTCCCTATCCCTGTGTGCATTCAAACAGGCACGGAAAAACTCTATCCTTGTTCAAGATATACAGGGACAGGGTTTGTCCGCACATGCATCAAGTTAAACACAGCAACACGGACAAACGGAGTTTGTCCGTGCAACCCTGAAAACCGCATAAATAAAATGAAAATTCTTATACAATCAAGCTAAAATAGGTAAATGGTGAAGAATAACATAATCCCCCTTAATCCCCTTTAGAAAAGGGGGAGATGCATAATCCCCCTTGATCCCCCTTTAAAAAAGGGGGAAATATATGGGTGTTTTAGAAAAGGGGGAAATCCCTCGTTACCCCTTTTCTAAATTTATCTTTCTTTCCTCCCTTTTTTAACTTATCCTTCTTTTCCCCCTTTCTAAACTTATCTTTACTTTTCCCCCCTTTTTTAACTTGTCCTTATCCACATCTTTAAATACCACAAAGAACACGAAGTACACGAAGAATAAGAGAGTTCCAAATCTCAATAAATTCTTTTTATGATCGATCCCTTCTTGAGGCGAAGCAACACACCCCTACCTCAATTGTAAAGGCGCAAAATCTTGCTTCTCTACGTTCTTCTTTCTTCGTGTACTTCGTGGTTTACCTTGCTTCTACCTTCGCTCCCTACCTAACTTGTGGGTAAGGATAAGCTTTTTTAAAGGGGGGTTAGGGGGGATTAGAGGGAAACAGGGACACACATTGCTCTTTTTCCAAGGGGATACCTCCTTTTTCATGGAACACTATTTTTAGCTTGATGCATATGGGGTTTGTCCGTGCCACCCTGTCCGGGTGGTATTGCAAAACTTCAAACCAATGACCCCGAAGGGGTGATATTGTATTGATCGTACATACTCGTGTATGTATAATTTATTAGAATTTGAATATTATAAAAATCAAAATTACTATGATCAGTCTCGGGAGAAATGCGTAGCTCTACGTCTTTACCATCAAAAATATCATGTATAAAACAGAAATCTCCTCAATTACCAATATGTCCTTAGCAGAACTCGAGGCAGTATGTACCTCAATCGGGGAGCCTGTTTACAGGGCCAAACAAATACTTTCCTGGGTTTATAACAAAGGGGCAACTGATTTTGACCAGATGTCTAACCTGCCGAAAGATCTGAGAAAGAAACTTGCAGAAAAATGTCAGGTCTTCCAAACAACAGTTGATACCCTTACACAAACGAAAGATGGAACGAAGAAATTCTTAGTTCGTTTACCTGATGGGAATGAAATTGAATGTGTCTTATTACGGGAAGGCAAAAGAATCACCGTATGTGTTTCGACTCAGGTAGGTTGTGCGATGGCTTGTCGGTTTTGCGCAAGCGGCATACCCGGTTTGGAAAGAAACCTTAACGCCGGTGAAATTGTTGAACAAGCTCTTCATGTTAAAAATCATCTTCCCTCTGGTGAGCGTCTTACCAATATTGTCTTTATGGGTATAGGCGAACCCCTTGCAAATTATGATAATGTTATCAAGGCCATCAGGATTATGAATGCCAAATGGGGGTTAGGAATTGGGGCACGGCACATCACTATCTCAACCGTTGGAAATATTCGTGGTATACACCGATTGGCTCAAGAGGAACTCCAGATAAATCTGGCAATATCCCTTCATGCACCAGATGATGTTACCCGGTCTAAAATAATTCCATCGAACAAAAAAACAGGTATTAAAAATATTATAGCTGCAACTCAGCACTATTTTCAAAGTACCGGAAGAGATATCAGTTTTGAATATATCTTAATTGATGGCATAAATGCATCCAGACAAGATGCTGAATCACTAGCCCGTTTACTCAAGGGTATCCAATGCAACATCAATCTCCTTCCCTTAAATCCCATCGAAGAATTCAACTTCAGGCCTCCATCGCGAGAAGTAATTGAAACGTTTTGTAAGATATTGAAAAAGCACGGTCTTATTGTCACTTTACGAAGGAAAAAAGGTGATCATATCAAT is a window from the Candidatus Jettenia sp. genome containing:
- the rlmN gene encoding 23S rRNA (adenine(2503)-C(2))-methyltransferase RlmN, encoding MYKTEISSITNMSLAELEAVCTSIGEPVYRAKQILSWVYNKGATDFDQMSNLPKDLRKKLAEKCQVFQTTVDTLTQTKDGTKKFLVRLPDGNEIECVLLREGKRITVCVSTQVGCAMACRFCASGIPGLERNLNAGEIVEQALHVKNHLPSGERLTNIVFMGIGEPLANYDNVIKAIRIMNAKWGLGIGARHITISTVGNIRGIHRLAQEELQINLAISLHAPDDVTRSKIIPSNKKTGIKNIIAATQHYFQSTGRDISFEYILIDGINASRQDAESLARLLKGIQCNINLLPLNPIEEFNFRPPSREVIETFCKILKKHGLIVTLRRKKGDHINAACGQLRLQSINFYGKD